A section of the Pediococcus inopinatus genome encodes:
- the lepA gene encoding translation elongation factor 4 produces the protein MPEYKDLKDRQRHIRNFSIVAHIDHGKSTLADRILELTDTVAKRDMQDQLLDSMDLERERGITIKLNAVELHYTAKNGEVYIFHLIDTPGHVDFSYEVSRSLAACEGAVLVVDAAQGVEAQTLANVYLALDDNLEIVPVINKIDLPSADPERVRQEIEDVIGLDASDAVLASAKKGIGISELLEQIVAKVPAPDGDLNAPLKALIFDSKYDDYRGVVLSVRLFDGMVKPGDHIRLMNGGTEYEVTEVGVNSPKPIKRDYLMSGDVGYLTASIKDIKDTRVGDTVTSSKSPAKDALHGYREMSPMVYAGLYPTDNAKFNDLREALEKLQLNDAALEFEPESSQALGFGFRCGFLGLLHMDVIQERLEREFNLDLITTAPSVTYHVELTDGGEKVVENPSDMPDAANIKDVKEPFVKASIMVPNDYVGAVMELCQHRRGVFDTMDYLDTYRVNVVYYLPLSEIIFDFFDKLKSGTHGYASLDYELEDYRPSDLVKIDILLNSKKVDALSFIAHRDFAKQRAIEITGRLKKIIPRQNFEIPIQAAIGVKIISRTNIKAYRKDVTSKIHTGDPDRRAKLLDKQKRGKKRMKSVGTVEIPQEAFMAVLQTDTEQNDNK, from the coding sequence ATGCCAGAATACAAAGACTTAAAAGATCGTCAGCGGCATATTAGAAATTTTTCGATCGTTGCCCATATTGATCATGGTAAATCAACTTTGGCTGATCGAATTTTGGAATTAACAGATACTGTGGCTAAGCGAGACATGCAAGATCAATTATTAGATTCAATGGATCTTGAACGTGAACGTGGAATCACAATTAAATTAAACGCGGTAGAACTTCACTATACAGCTAAGAATGGGGAAGTATACATCTTTCATTTAATTGATACTCCTGGACACGTTGATTTTTCGTATGAAGTTTCAAGAAGTTTAGCTGCCTGTGAAGGAGCAGTTTTAGTTGTGGATGCTGCTCAAGGCGTGGAAGCCCAAACACTTGCCAACGTCTATTTAGCTTTAGATGATAATCTTGAAATTGTCCCTGTAATTAATAAAATTGATCTACCATCTGCAGATCCAGAACGGGTACGTCAAGAAATTGAAGACGTGATTGGACTTGATGCTTCTGATGCCGTTTTAGCGAGCGCAAAAAAGGGAATTGGAATTTCGGAGCTTTTAGAGCAGATTGTGGCCAAAGTTCCTGCTCCAGATGGTGATTTAAATGCACCATTAAAGGCTTTGATCTTCGATTCTAAATATGATGATTATCGAGGCGTTGTTTTAAGTGTCCGTCTGTTTGATGGTATGGTTAAGCCTGGAGATCATATTCGATTGATGAATGGTGGTACTGAGTACGAAGTGACTGAAGTGGGCGTTAACTCACCTAAACCTATCAAACGAGACTATTTAATGTCTGGTGACGTGGGTTATTTGACGGCTAGCATCAAAGATATCAAAGATACACGAGTTGGTGATACGGTAACAAGTAGTAAATCACCTGCCAAAGATGCCTTGCATGGTTATCGCGAAATGAGTCCCATGGTATACGCTGGGTTGTATCCTACTGACAATGCGAAGTTCAACGATTTACGGGAGGCTTTGGAAAAACTACAATTAAATGATGCGGCACTTGAATTTGAGCCTGAATCATCACAGGCATTAGGGTTTGGTTTCCGATGTGGATTTCTCGGTCTATTACACATGGACGTGATTCAGGAACGTTTGGAACGAGAATTTAATTTAGATCTCATTACTACCGCGCCTTCCGTAACGTACCATGTAGAGTTAACAGATGGTGGAGAAAAAGTAGTGGAAAATCCATCTGACATGCCAGATGCTGCAAATATCAAAGATGTTAAAGAACCATTCGTTAAGGCCTCAATTATGGTGCCTAATGACTATGTGGGAGCAGTTATGGAACTGTGCCAACATCGACGCGGAGTTTTTGATACGATGGACTATTTAGATACCTATCGGGTAAATGTGGTTTACTATCTACCGTTATCTGAAATTATTTTTGACTTTTTTGATAAACTTAAATCTGGTACTCACGGGTATGCATCGCTAGATTACGAATTGGAAGACTATCGGCCAAGCGATTTGGTTAAAATCGATATTCTTTTGAATAGTAAAAAAGTTGATGCGCTTAGTTTTATTGCCCATCGTGATTTTGCTAAACAGCGGGCAATTGAAATTACGGGTCGGCTGAAGAAAATTATTCCCCGACAGAATTTTGAGATTCCTATCCAGGCTGCAATTGGAGTTAAGATAATTTCTCGGACTAACATTAAAGCATATCGAAAAGATGTGACCTCCAAGATTCATACTGGTGATCCTGATCGAAGAGCTAAACTTCTAGACAAACAAAAACGTGGAAAAAAACGGATGAAATCAGTTGGAACAGTAGAAATCCCACAAGAAGCTTTCA
- the dnaJ gene encoding molecular chaperone DnaJ: MAENKDYYEILGVSKDASADEIKKAYRKLSKKYHPDLNKAPGAEQKFKDVNEAYEVLNDEQKRARYDQYGSADANAGFGGGGGFNSSDFGGFGGGNSGGFDDIFSQFFGGGGGRTRSAQPNQPQQGEDLQYQMDLTFEEGVFGKKTTIKYNREATCGTCNGSGAKPGTTPETCSKCHGAGYIQVTQNTPLGRMVSQQVCDVCHGTGKEIKEKCPTCAGSGHVNERHEVKVTVPAGVEDGQQMRLQGQGEAGTNQGGYGDLFIIFRVSPSKVFKRDGAEIYLDQPITFVQAALGDEITVKTVHGDVKMKVPAGTQTGTTFRLRGKGAPRLRGNGNGDQQVTVNVTTPKSLNHEQREAMRSFAKASGETVSGSGKAGFFDKFK; this comes from the coding sequence ATGGCGGAGAATAAAGATTACTATGAAATCCTGGGAGTATCCAAAGACGCATCTGCCGATGAAATTAAAAAGGCATACCGTAAGCTGTCAAAAAAATACCATCCTGATTTAAATAAGGCACCTGGCGCAGAGCAAAAGTTTAAGGACGTTAATGAAGCTTATGAAGTTTTAAATGATGAACAAAAGCGTGCTCGCTATGATCAATACGGCTCTGCTGATGCAAACGCCGGATTTGGGGGCGGAGGCGGCTTTAATTCCTCTGACTTCGGTGGCTTTGGCGGTGGTAACAGTGGCGGTTTCGATGATATCTTTAGCCAATTCTTTGGTGGCGGAGGCGGTCGAACCCGTAGTGCTCAACCTAACCAGCCTCAACAAGGAGAAGATCTGCAGTATCAAATGGATCTGACTTTTGAAGAGGGTGTGTTTGGTAAAAAAACAACCATCAAGTACAATCGTGAAGCAACGTGTGGGACGTGTAACGGTTCCGGAGCTAAACCAGGAACTACCCCTGAGACTTGTTCGAAGTGTCATGGGGCTGGTTACATTCAAGTTACGCAAAACACCCCATTGGGTCGAATGGTTTCTCAACAGGTCTGTGATGTTTGTCACGGAACTGGAAAAGAAATTAAAGAGAAATGTCCTACTTGTGCCGGTTCGGGTCATGTAAACGAACGTCATGAAGTTAAAGTTACTGTTCCAGCAGGTGTTGAAGATGGACAACAAATGCGTCTTCAAGGACAAGGAGAAGCTGGCACTAATCAAGGCGGATATGGTGATTTATTTATAATTTTCCGAGTATCTCCAAGTAAAGTCTTCAAACGAGATGGAGCGGAAATTTATTTAGACCAACCGATAACCTTTGTACAGGCTGCTCTTGGTGATGAAATTACCGTTAAGACGGTTCACGGCGATGTTAAGATGAAGGTTCCTGCTGGTACCCAGACCGGAACAACTTTCCGTCTGAGAGGCAAAGGAGCACCACGCTTACGTGGCAATGGCAACGGTGACCAACAAGTTACTGTGAATGTCACAACCCCTAAGAGCTTGAATCACGAACAACGAGAAGCTATGCGGTCATTCGCAAAGGCTAGCGGAGAAACAGTTTCAGGCAGCGGTAAAGCAGGTTTTTTCGATAAATTTAAATAG
- the dnaK gene encoding molecular chaperone DnaK gives MASNKIIGIDLGTTNSAVAVLEGDKPKIITNPEGNRTTPSVVAFKNGETQVGEVAKRQAITNPDTIVSIKRHIGESGYTVSANGKSYTPQEISAMILEYLKHYAEDYLGDTVEKAVITVPAYFDDSQRQATKDAGKIAGLDVERIINEPTASALAYGLDKQDKDEKVLVYDLGGGTFDVSILELGDGVFQVLSTNGDTHLGGDDFDQKIIDWLVAEFKKDNGVDLSQDKMALQRLKDAAEKAKKDLSGVNEAQISLPFISAGANGPLHLEKTLTRAQFDQMTSDLVARTKTPVDNALRDAGLSTSEIDEVILNGGSTRIPAVQEAVKNWTGKEPNHSINPDEAVAIGAAVQGGVLTGDVKDVVLLDVTPLSLGIETMGGVFTKLIDRNTTIPTSKSQVFSTAADSQPAVDIHVLQGERPMAADDKTLGRFQLTDIPPAPRGVPQIEVKFDIDKNGIVNVSATDKGTGKNQKITIKSSSGLSDEEIDRMMKEAKENADADEKRKEEVDLKNEVEQLIFTTDKTLKELDGKVSKEEIQKAKDAEDALKKAQKDNNVEDMKTKKDDLNKIVQDLSVKLYQQAQEQEKAKGGKDDSAASDKKDDKGTVDGDFEEVDPDKDKNK, from the coding sequence ATGGCAAGCAATAAAATTATTGGAATTGATTTAGGAACCACAAATTCTGCAGTTGCAGTGCTCGAAGGCGACAAGCCAAAGATTATTACAAACCCAGAAGGTAACCGTACTACACCTTCAGTGGTTGCATTTAAGAATGGTGAAACACAAGTTGGGGAAGTTGCAAAACGACAAGCAATTACAAATCCTGATACAATTGTTTCCATCAAACGTCATATTGGCGAAAGTGGCTACACCGTTTCAGCAAACGGTAAATCATACACACCTCAAGAAATTTCAGCAATGATTCTTGAATATTTAAAACATTATGCAGAAGACTATCTTGGTGACACAGTTGAAAAAGCTGTTATTACCGTTCCTGCATACTTTGACGATTCTCAACGTCAAGCTACTAAAGATGCTGGTAAGATTGCTGGATTAGATGTTGAACGAATTATTAACGAACCAACAGCTTCCGCGTTAGCTTATGGCCTAGACAAACAAGATAAAGATGAAAAAGTCTTAGTTTATGATCTTGGTGGAGGAACTTTTGATGTTTCGATTCTTGAATTAGGCGATGGTGTTTTCCAAGTTCTTTCTACTAATGGTGATACTCATCTTGGTGGTGATGATTTTGACCAAAAGATCATCGATTGGCTTGTTGCTGAGTTCAAGAAGGACAATGGTGTTGACCTTTCTCAAGATAAGATGGCCTTACAACGTTTGAAGGATGCAGCTGAAAAAGCTAAGAAAGATCTTTCTGGCGTAAATGAAGCTCAAATTAGCTTACCATTTATCTCTGCTGGGGCTAATGGTCCTTTACATTTGGAAAAGACCTTAACACGTGCACAATTTGATCAAATGACATCAGACCTTGTTGCACGCACTAAGACACCTGTAGATAATGCGTTACGTGATGCTGGCCTTTCAACCAGTGAAATTGATGAGGTTATCCTTAATGGTGGGTCAACTCGAATCCCTGCAGTTCAAGAAGCTGTTAAGAATTGGACAGGCAAAGAACCTAACCATTCAATTAACCCTGATGAAGCTGTTGCCATTGGTGCTGCAGTCCAAGGTGGTGTTTTGACTGGTGATGTTAAAGACGTCGTTTTGCTTGATGTCACACCACTTTCATTAGGAATTGAAACAATGGGTGGGGTCTTCACTAAGTTGATTGACCGCAATACAACCATTCCAACAAGTAAATCACAAGTATTCTCCACTGCTGCTGATAGTCAACCAGCTGTTGATATTCACGTCCTTCAAGGCGAACGACCAATGGCTGCCGATGACAAAACACTTGGAAGATTCCAATTAACGGACATTCCACCGGCACCTCGTGGCGTTCCCCAAATCGAAGTTAAATTCGATATCGATAAAAACGGAATTGTTAATGTTTCCGCAACCGATAAGGGAACTGGTAAGAATCAGAAGATTACAATTAAGAGTTCTTCGGGTCTTTCAGACGAAGAAATTGATCGGATGATGAAAGAAGCTAAAGAAAACGCCGATGCTGATGAGAAACGTAAAGAGGAAGTTGATCTTAAAAACGAAGTTGAACAATTAATCTTTACAACTGACAAGACGCTTAAAGAGCTTGATGGCAAAGTATCCAAAGAAGAAATTCAAAAAGCTAAGGATGCTGAAGATGCTTTGAAGAAAGCACAAAAAGATAATAACGTTGAGGATATGAAGACTAAGAAAGATGACTTGAATAAGATTGTTCAAGATCTTTCAGTTAAACTCTATCAACAAGCTCAAGAACAGGAGAAAGCTAAGGGCGGTAAAGATGATTCTGCAGCATCTGATAAAAAAGATGATAAAGGAACCGTTGATGGCGACTTTGAAGAAGTAGATCCTGACAAAGACAAAAACAAGTAA
- the grpE gene encoding nucleotide exchange factor GrpE, producing MSEDKKVEETEKTAEETNEKSKPAKETTTKSEKKAKKHGKSNKQIEELQTQISELTGKVDAITDQYIRAKAEIANIQKRNEKEQANLVKYDGQHLAKDILPVIDNLERALSIEVSDESGVQLKKGIQMVYDHMSKALKDNNVTEIEAEGQSFDPQIHQAVQTVPVEDGKEADQIVSVLQKGYMLKDRVLRPAMVVVAQ from the coding sequence GTGTCTGAAGATAAAAAAGTTGAAGAAACTGAAAAAACGGCAGAGGAGACGAACGAAAAGTCTAAACCAGCCAAAGAAACAACAACTAAATCAGAAAAAAAAGCTAAAAAGCATGGCAAGTCAAATAAACAAATTGAAGAGTTACAAACGCAGATTAGTGAATTAACTGGTAAGGTTGATGCTATAACTGATCAATATATTCGTGCTAAGGCTGAAATTGCTAATATTCAAAAGCGCAACGAAAAAGAGCAGGCTAACCTAGTTAAATATGATGGTCAACATTTAGCCAAAGATATTCTTCCGGTTATTGATAACTTGGAACGAGCTTTATCCATTGAGGTTTCAGATGAGAGCGGTGTTCAGCTCAAAAAGGGAATCCAGATGGTGTATGATCATATGAGTAAGGCGCTTAAAGACAATAACGTAACTGAGATTGAGGCTGAGGGCCAATCCTTTGATCCTCAAATTCATCAAGCAGTCCAAACAGTGCCTGTTGAAGATGGTAAAGAAGCAGACCAGATTGTTAGTGTTTTACAAAAAGGTTATATGTTAAAAGACCGTGTTTTACGACCAGCAATGGTTGTCGTGGCACAATAA
- the hrcA gene encoding heat-inducible transcriptional repressor HrcA: MVLLTDRELLILKAIVQIYTDDGQPVGSKALVSQLPIHVSSATIRNEMATLEEKGLLKKTHSSSGRVPSIKGYRYYVDNLLKPDKVQSSDLRRIRSSFNQQFQEIDDIVAESADMLSKLTSYTAFTVKPELKDAKLEGFRLVPLGNHRVMAILVTDNGDVQNRTFKVPSSVNPEALESVIRIINDQLVGLTLGEVFKRLETDIPMQIGKYIETPDGFLDIFEDVLKKSATERFFVGGRLNLLDFSKQPDVSSLRSLYSLMGRSTDLADVLGGSLDQNIQVQIGNEITNNLLKNYSLITATYDVDQHGKGVIAILGPTSMPYSRMIGLVGAFRTELAQRLIDYYHDIDDI, encoded by the coding sequence ATGGTTTTGCTGACAGATAGAGAGTTACTGATTTTAAAAGCAATCGTTCAAATATACACGGACGATGGGCAACCGGTTGGCTCAAAAGCATTGGTTAGTCAATTACCGATCCACGTTAGTTCGGCAACGATTCGAAACGAAATGGCAACATTAGAAGAAAAAGGTTTGCTTAAAAAGACACATTCTTCTTCTGGACGGGTGCCTTCAATTAAGGGGTACCGTTATTATGTGGATAATTTGTTGAAGCCTGATAAGGTTCAATCAAGTGATTTACGTCGCATTCGTTCTTCATTCAATCAACAGTTTCAAGAGATTGATGATATCGTAGCTGAATCTGCAGATATGCTTTCTAAATTGACTAGTTATACTGCTTTCACAGTGAAACCGGAGCTTAAGGATGCTAAGCTTGAAGGCTTTCGATTAGTTCCGCTTGGGAATCATCGGGTGATGGCGATCTTGGTTACTGATAATGGTGATGTTCAAAATCGCACGTTTAAGGTTCCTAGCAGCGTTAACCCAGAGGCGTTAGAATCTGTAATTCGAATTATTAATGATCAGCTAGTGGGATTAACATTAGGTGAGGTATTCAAACGACTGGAAACAGATATTCCGATGCAAATCGGAAAATATATAGAAACTCCAGATGGATTCTTAGATATCTTTGAAGATGTTTTGAAGAAATCGGCTACAGAACGTTTCTTTGTTGGTGGCCGTTTGAACCTTTTAGATTTTTCAAAGCAGCCTGATGTAAGTTCGCTTCGGTCGTTATATTCATTGATGGGACGGTCAACAGATCTCGCTGATGTATTAGGCGGATCACTTGATCAGAATATCCAGGTTCAAATTGGCAATGAAATTACCAATAATTTGTTGAAAAATTATAGTCTGATTACAGCCACATATGACGTTGATCAGCATGGTAAGGGTGTCATTGCGATCTTAGGCCCGACTAGTATGCCATATTCTAGAATGATTGGATTGGTTGGTGCGTTTCGAACAGAATTAGCGCAGCGATTAATAGATTATTACCACGATATTGATGATATTTGA
- the ribF gene encoding riboflavin biosynthesis protein RibF codes for MKIIYLHHPYDVNQITDDKVVMAMGFFGGVHLGHQAVLKQARKVADQRKLPLAAMTFDHHPSVVFPKPELDGTLYLSSVKRKAELMQKFGVDLLYVVSFTSKLANLTPQDFVDQYMVDLCAQVIVAGFDYTYGPRKIADMAHLSTYAKNRFEIVTVPEFLLDGEKVSSTRIRTDLKQGDVDHANLFLGYIYQTSGLVVHGEARGRTLGFPTANILSDPKARIPGIGIYAVRIKIGSKWYLGMASVGRNVTFGEHRPITLEINIFDFDQEIYGEMVRVDWYHYVRGEIKFDGAEGLIDQLKADEKNIRQYFANLTI; via the coding sequence ATGAAAATCATTTATTTACATCATCCGTATGACGTTAACCAAATTACGGATGATAAAGTCGTTATGGCAATGGGATTTTTCGGTGGTGTGCATCTAGGACATCAAGCTGTATTGAAACAGGCTCGAAAAGTAGCTGATCAACGGAAGTTACCTCTTGCAGCTATGACGTTTGATCACCACCCGTCTGTTGTGTTTCCAAAGCCAGAGTTAGACGGCACACTGTATTTAAGCTCGGTTAAGCGAAAGGCCGAATTAATGCAGAAATTTGGGGTAGATTTACTATATGTGGTGAGTTTTACATCTAAGCTGGCCAATTTGACCCCTCAGGATTTTGTCGACCAGTATATGGTTGACCTTTGCGCTCAGGTGATTGTGGCCGGCTTTGATTATACTTATGGCCCCCGCAAAATTGCCGATATGGCGCATTTATCAACGTATGCTAAAAACAGATTTGAAATTGTGACTGTTCCAGAATTTCTCTTAGACGGTGAAAAAGTGAGCTCAACGCGAATCAGAACAGATTTAAAACAAGGTGATGTAGATCACGCCAACCTATTTCTTGGGTACATCTACCAAACTAGTGGCTTAGTGGTTCATGGCGAAGCTCGTGGTCGCACATTAGGGTTTCCAACTGCTAATATCTTATCCGATCCTAAAGCTAGGATTCCTGGGATCGGGATTTACGCCGTCCGAATCAAAATCGGATCTAAATGGTATTTAGGCATGGCATCGGTTGGGCGCAACGTTACTTTTGGTGAACATCGTCCAATCACGTTAGAAATTAATATTTTTGATTTTGACCAGGAGATTTATGGAGAAATGGTTCGGGTTGATTGGTATCACTATGTTCGTGGTGAAATTAAATTTGACGGTGCAGAGGGATTAATCGATCAATTAAAGGCAGACGAAAAGAATATTCGGCAGTATTTTGCGAATTTGACTATATAA
- the truB gene encoding tRNA pseudouridine(55) synthase TruB yields the protein MNGIVPLYKPRGMTSFDCVSKIRGILHQKKVGHSGTLDPNVDGVLPICVGKATKVVPYLMASGKVYEGSVTLGFSTTTEDLDGDIVEQQTITQAFLDGEIDEAMFSLTGEITQIPPMYSAIKINGKKLYEYAREGIEIDRPARKVTIKSFERIGDPKFDPQKGTQTINFKVQCSKGTYVRTLAVDLGRKLGVPAVMSQLTRTQSGGFQIEDTITFSKLEEAVENGTIETLLTPLDHALEKYPHFALNEDLWTRVQNGAVLKRSNFDQPKDAEPVLVLTHADRVQALYQYDQERAAYRPLTMLLTE from the coding sequence ATGAATGGAATTGTTCCTTTGTACAAACCACGTGGTATGACAAGTTTTGATTGTGTATCCAAAATTCGTGGTATCTTACACCAAAAAAAAGTTGGACACAGTGGGACTCTAGATCCTAATGTAGATGGTGTTTTACCAATTTGCGTGGGGAAAGCCACTAAGGTTGTCCCTTATTTGATGGCTTCAGGAAAAGTTTATGAGGGATCCGTCACATTGGGATTTTCCACGACTACCGAGGATCTTGATGGGGATATCGTCGAACAACAAACAATAACCCAAGCTTTTTTAGATGGTGAAATTGATGAGGCAATGTTCAGTTTGACCGGCGAGATAACGCAAATTCCTCCCATGTATTCGGCTATAAAGATTAACGGAAAAAAATTATACGAATATGCTCGGGAAGGCATCGAAATAGACAGGCCGGCAAGAAAAGTAACGATTAAATCCTTTGAGCGGATCGGTGATCCCAAATTTGACCCTCAAAAAGGAACTCAAACTATTAATTTTAAAGTCCAATGCAGCAAAGGAACTTATGTACGGACCCTAGCAGTCGATTTGGGGAGAAAACTTGGTGTTCCAGCCGTTATGTCTCAATTAACGAGAACTCAAAGTGGGGGTTTTCAAATTGAAGATACGATTACTTTCTCAAAACTAGAAGAAGCGGTTGAAAATGGAACTATTGAAACTTTGTTAACACCGCTAGATCATGCTTTGGAAAAATATCCCCACTTTGCATTAAATGAAGACTTATGGACCAGAGTTCAAAATGGGGCAGTTTTAAAACGTAGCAATTTTGATCAACCAAAAGATGCGGAACCAGTGCTTGTCTTAACGCATGCAGATCGAGTTCAGGCTTTATATCAATATGATCAAGAAAGGGCAGCATATCGGCCATTAACTATGCTGCTAACGGAATAG